A single Gemmatimonadota bacterium DNA region contains:
- a CDS encoding CHAD domain-containing protein, whose product MTPRLDWDANTDGAQRAARVVALRALDAAADAYDRMRSRDADSIHDFRVALRRLRSWIRLYRPCLDDTVRGRTRRRLNTIADTTRDLRDLDVQITWLKSERTALGDSRLEAATWVIAELKRDRKPAWRKLRKLLRRDFLKTERALRKELSRYVTVHDVCDSDVVASMRAVTASVLGDQVSALAAAFDRIRSADDARRLHRARILAKRGRYVLEALSAQIPELAPVADELARFQDVVGELRDAQLLAHRVAREVTSVAAERTALVASELVYRPSGAMDFTRVTADSPFDASLSLLFARLHDRISAAERGVTASLTPDARGRLVASLEKSAKRFGSDTG is encoded by the coding sequence ATGACGCCAAGACTCGACTGGGATGCCAACACCGACGGTGCACAGCGCGCAGCCCGCGTCGTGGCGCTTCGCGCACTCGACGCTGCCGCCGATGCCTACGACAGGATGCGCAGTCGCGATGCGGACTCGATTCATGACTTCCGTGTGGCCCTCAGGCGCCTCAGGTCCTGGATACGTCTGTATCGGCCGTGCCTCGACGACACGGTTCGGGGGCGCACCCGTCGACGACTTAACACGATCGCCGATACAACTAGGGACCTTCGCGATCTCGACGTGCAGATCACGTGGCTGAAGTCCGAGCGGACTGCGCTGGGTGACTCCCGCCTCGAGGCAGCAACGTGGGTCATCGCGGAGCTCAAGCGCGACCGCAAGCCAGCATGGCGAAAATTGCGGAAGTTGCTGCGGCGCGATTTCCTCAAAACGGAGCGAGCACTCCGCAAGGAACTGAGCCGTTACGTAACCGTGCACGACGTTTGCGACAGTGACGTTGTTGCGTCGATGCGAGCAGTGACGGCATCCGTGCTCGGCGATCAGGTTTCCGCTCTTGCAGCGGCATTCGATCGTATTCGATCCGCGGACGACGCGAGGCGCTTGCATCGCGCCCGCATTCTGGCGAAACGTGGGCGCTATGTACTGGAGGCATTATCGGCCCAGATACCCGAGCTTGCACCTGTGGCGGATGAGCTTGCGCGATTCCAGGATGTGGTCGGAGAGTTGAGGGATGCGCAGCTACTCGCGCATCGCGTTGCTCGCGAAGTGACGTCGGTCGCCGCCGAGCGTACGGCGCTCGTGGCGAGCGAGCTGGTGTACCGGCCAAGTGGCGCGATGGACTTCACGCGCGTTACCGCTGACTCGCCGTTCGACGCGTCACTGTCGTTGCTGTTTGCCCGTCTGCACGACAGGATCTCAGCCGCCGAGCGAGGAGTGACTGCGTCGCTGACTCCCGACGCGCGCGGCCGTTTGGTCGCCTCGCTGGAGAAGAGCGCAAAGCGCTTCGGAAGCGATACCGGGTGA
- a CDS encoding redoxin domain-containing protein, which yields MQIQNQPVPAVGSAAPDFTLGSTSGQQVSLSSFRGKNAVLIAFFPLAFTSTCTTELCEFSDDYDEFVRAGVVVLPISVDAVPTLKEFKAKHNMKTDLLSDFKRDAGQAYGVMWQDAFFTNRAYFLIDKGGVVRWEHVEETPSGKRSNAEILAEIAKL from the coding sequence ATGCAAATTCAGAATCAGCCAGTACCAGCCGTTGGATCCGCAGCCCCCGACTTCACACTTGGCTCGACATCCGGGCAACAGGTAAGCCTGTCATCGTTTCGTGGAAAGAACGCCGTGCTGATCGCCTTCTTTCCCCTGGCATTCACGAGTACCTGTACGACCGAGTTGTGCGAGTTCTCGGACGACTACGACGAGTTCGTGCGCGCAGGAGTTGTTGTGCTGCCGATTTCGGTCGATGCCGTACCGACGTTGAAGGAGTTCAAGGCCAAGCACAACATGAAGACGGATCTGCTGTCGGACTTCAAGCGTGACGCAGGGCAGGCGTACGGCGTGATGTGGCAGGACGCGTTCTTTACGAATCGGGCCTACTTTCTCATCGACAAGGGCGGCGTGGTGCGGTGGGAGCACGTCGAGGAAACGCCGAGCGGAAAGCGGAGCAACGCGGAGATACTGGCGGAGATTGCGAAGCTTTAG